In Candidatus Poribacteria bacterium, a single genomic region encodes these proteins:
- a CDS encoding nucleotide sugar dehydrogenase: MILEKIETRTARAGVIGLGYVGLPLTVAIARAGFRATGIDICSEKIERLKQGISDVPDVTNEVLAPLIRSGQIQVTTDFSVLGELDTVNICVPTPLRENRTPDMQFITAAVKQVALHLHPEQLVILESTTYPGTTEEIILPELNAYFSKDTSPDTTQVGRDFYLAFSPERIEPGNSTYSMTNTPKIIGGVTPQCTHVAETFYAQFINKTHTVSSPRTAEMVKLLENTFRSVNIGLINEVALICDRMNLDVWEIVDAAATKPFGFMPFYPGPGLGGHCIPIDPHYLSWKAQMYQYHARFIELATEINSEMPKYVVDKIIHALNLQHKPLNGAQLLILGIAYKKDIGDIRESPALDVIRLILDKKADFLYHDPYVKDLSLDDRNIYHSEPLTADLVENADCVVILTDHDVIDYCWLVEHAQLVVDARNATRSVKKGQEKIIKI; the protein is encoded by the coding sequence ATGATTCTTGAAAAGATAGAAACCCGGACAGCTCGCGCTGGCGTTATCGGACTTGGATATGTCGGACTGCCACTTACGGTTGCTATTGCACGCGCGGGGTTCCGAGCTACAGGTATTGACATCTGTTCAGAAAAAATAGAACGATTGAAACAGGGCATCTCCGATGTGCCTGATGTCACCAATGAAGTCCTCGCGCCGCTTATTCGGTCCGGACAGATTCAGGTAACAACAGATTTCAGTGTGCTTGGGGAACTGGATACGGTCAATATCTGCGTACCGACCCCTTTGCGTGAAAACCGAACACCCGATATGCAGTTTATTACTGCAGCAGTAAAGCAGGTCGCGCTACACCTGCACCCCGAACAACTGGTCATCCTCGAAAGCACCACCTACCCCGGCACAACCGAAGAAATTATCCTACCAGAACTCAACGCCTATTTTAGTAAAGATACATCTCCTGACACCACACAAGTCGGACGCGATTTCTATCTCGCTTTCTCGCCGGAGCGTATTGAGCCGGGAAATAGTACATACTCCATGACAAACACCCCCAAAATTATAGGCGGTGTTACCCCGCAATGTACGCATGTCGCTGAAACCTTCTATGCGCAGTTCATCAATAAAACCCATACAGTATCCTCACCCCGAACGGCAGAAATGGTGAAACTCCTTGAAAACACATTCCGGAGCGTCAATATCGGCTTAATCAATGAGGTCGCGCTTATCTGCGACCGGATGAATCTGGATGTCTGGGAAATCGTTGACGCTGCTGCCACGAAGCCTTTCGGATTTATGCCGTTTTACCCAGGCCCCGGGCTTGGCGGACACTGCATCCCGATCGATCCGCACTACCTCTCTTGGAAAGCACAGATGTATCAGTACCACGCTCGATTCATCGAACTCGCCACTGAAATCAATAGCGAGATGCCAAAATATGTGGTAGACAAAATCATCCATGCGCTGAATCTTCAGCACAAACCATTGAATGGCGCACAATTATTAATCTTAGGTATCGCCTATAAAAAGGACATCGGTGACATTCGCGAATCGCCTGCCCTTGACGTAATTCGTTTAATTCTTGACAAAAAAGCGGATTTTCTATATCATGACCCGTATGTAAAAGACCTGTCTCTTGATGACAGAAACATCTATCACTCGGAGCCCTTGACAGCGGATCTGGTAGAAAATGCCGATTGCGTTGTCATCTTAACCGACCACGATGTCATAGACTACTGCTGGCTCGTGGAACATGCTCAATTAGTTGTTGACGCGCGCAACGCGACGCGTAGTGTGAAGAAAGGACAGGAAAAAATTATTAAAATTTAA